The genomic segment TACAACCCGGCCAGCTCGCCGACGTCCTGGATGTCGAAGACCAGCGTTATGCCGGTTCGGATGCGAAATCGATTTCGGTCTTCGACTTCGTCCGCCAGAAATGAGCCTGTGCTCCGCTCCAGCGCAGGATCTTCCCCGCCTGGTCCGCAAGCGTTTTCACCAGTTGTCCGTAGGCCAGGATAATTCATTAAGTAAAGTTCAAATATGGCATACCGCAAACTACCCCGTATCGATTGCGACGAGCCGTTCCTTGCGAGCCTACGAGCAAGCGTGCCAGGCCTTTACGTGGAATCCTTCCCTTTCGTAACTCTCGTTTCCGCCGTACACGAGCATTCCATCCTTTGCCGCGTTCCCCTTGAGGGACATCCAGTACCTGAGCCCGTTGAAAAAGTCCCCCGCGACGGTCTTGCCCGATTTTATCTCCACCGGCAGCAGAGTCCGTCCGTAATCGACGAGCAGATCGATCTCGTGACCCGTCTGATCCCGCCAGAAATAGAGGGGCGGTTCTTCACCCGAGTGGGCGAAGACCTTGTAGATCTCGGAGAGGATGAACGTCTCGAAGATGCTCCCGCGCAAGGGGTGGGCCGCCAGGTCTTCTTCGTTTCGGAGATGAAGGAGGTAGCACAACAGCCCGCAGTCCAGGAAGTACAGTTTCGGCGTCTTGATGATGCGTTTCGAAAAGTTCCTGAAATGGGGGCGCAAAAGGTGTACGAGAGAGCTGGCCTCGAGGACGGAGATCCACGCCCTTGCGGTCGGGTGCGTGATGCCGCAGTCCGCGGCCAGGGAGGACAGGTTCAGCAACCGGCCGGTCCTCCCGGCGCACAAACGGACGAAATTCTGGAACGCGCTCAAGTCCCCGATCCGCAGCACATCGCGGACGTCCCGCTCCACATAGGTTCGAAGGTAGCTCCCGTACCACTCGCGGGCATTGAGATTCCCGGCGTGGATTGCCGGGTACATCCCGGTAAAAAGGACATTTTCGGGATCGGTGCCCGGCGGACCCGCGCTGCCGTGATGCAGGAGCCGATCCGGGTTCAAGGGCGTGGTTCCCCTGAGTTCAGAGAGGGACAGGGGATGGAGCCGAAGGAGGGCGATCCTTCCGGCAAGGCTCTGGCTCACCTTCGAGAGCATCAGGAACTGCTGGGAGCCGGTAAGGATGAACCTGCCGGCTTTCCCTTCGAGATCGACGATCGTCTGGATATAGGAAAACAGCTCCGGGACCCGTTGCGCTTCGTCGATAATGACGCCGCCCTTGAGCCCCCCGAGAAACCCTCTTGCATCCCGGCTTGCATATTCCCTCTGTTCCGGGTCCTCAAGTGAAACATAGCGATAGTCGGGAAAGACCAGGCGCGTCAGGGTCGTCTTCCCCGATTGGCGTGGGCCGGATACGGACACTACAGGAAATTGCGTCGAGAGCTGCCTTAATTTGCTTGCGAGGGCTCTCTTAAACATACGATATTCATAAAAGATCTTTTCGTTTGTGTCAATTGAAAATTCAATTTTCAATCACCATAAAACACCGCCTGGCTCACTGTTCGTTCTGGAATTCGACGACAAGCTGCTGGCCGTTATCAAGCAGGCGATCCGGAAGCATGCAATCCGGGGCGCGGATTCCGTTCACCTGGCCTCGGCGATATGGCTCCGCTCGATGCGGCGCGCGCGGAACGGCTCGTGGCGTTCCGTCCCGAGTAAACCGGCTACCTTCTTCCGCTGAGGATGGAGCCCAGGACCCCACGGATGATCTGGCGCCCGATCTGGCTGCCGATGGCGTGCGCGGCGCTTTTTGCCGCCGCCGCGAGCAGGTCGACGGCCCCGGAGCGCTGAGCGGAGGGTCGTCCTCCAGGCGCGGAGGGAGCTTCCCCTTCCGGGGCCTCCCGGTCGGCCCTCGCTTTGAGGGTTTCGTAGGCCGACTCCCGGTCCACCGTGCGCTCGTAGTGCCCCGCGAGCACGGAATCCCGGAGGATCTTGGCGCGCTCCTCCCCGGTGAGGGGCGCGAGCCGGCTCATCGGAGGGTACACCAGCGCTCTCTCCACGACGGTGGGGGTTCCCTTCTCGTCCAATACGGAGACGAGCGCTTCCCCGACCGACAGCTCCGTGATCGCCTTCACCGCATCCAGCTTGGGATTCTGGCGGAAGGTCTCCGCCGCGGTCTTCACTGCGCGCTGGTCCTTCGGGGTGAACGCCCGGAGGGCGTGCTGGACCCGGTTGCCGAGCTGCCCCAGGACGGTTTCCGGAAGGTCCAGCGGGTACTGGGTCACGAAGTAAACCCCCACCCCCTTCGACCGGATGAGCCGGATGACCTGCTCGATCTTGTCCGTGAGCGCCTTCGACGCGTCCTCGAAGAGCAGATGCGCCTCGTCGAAGAAGAAGACGAGCGTCGGCTTCTGGGGATCGCCCACCTCCGGGAGATTCTCGAAGAGTTCCGACAGGAGGAAGAGGAGGAAGGTGGCGTACAGCTTCGGCGACTGCATCAGCTTGTCCGCGGCGAGGAGGTTGACCACCCCATTCCCGGAAGCGTCCGTCTGCAGGAAATCCTTCAGTTGGATCGCCGGTTCGCCGAAGAATTTGTCCCCGCCCTGCTGTTCCAGGGTGAGGAGGTTCCGCTGGATCGCGCCGATGCTCGCCGCCGAGATGTTCCCGTATCCCGTCTGGAAGCGCTCCGCGTTCTCCCCGGCGAACTGGACCATGGACCGGAGGTCCTTCAGGTCCAGCAGGAGGAGCCCGTTGTCGTCCGCGATCTTGAAAACGAGGGAGAGGACACCCGACTGGATCTCGTTCAGGTTCAGGATCCGCCCGAGGAGGAGGGGGCCCATTTCGGAGACCGTAGCCCGGACGGGGTGTCCCTGCTCCCCGAACAGGTCCCAGAAAGCGACGGGACGGCCTTCGTATCCGAATCCGGCAAGTCCTAACGCCTTGACCCGCTCCGCCACCTTGGGGTGGTCCCCCCCGGGGTGCGGGATTCCGGAGAGGTCCCCCTTGACGTCCGCGAGGAAAACGGGGACTCCGATGCCGCTCAGCCGTTCGGCGATCACCCGCAGCGTGACGGTTTTTCCCGTTCCGGTTGCCCCCGCGATGAGGCCGTGGCGGTTCGCCATTCCCGGAAGCAGGCCGATGTCGGCCTTCTTCCCCCTGGCGATCGGGAGTGGTTCGACTTTATTTCCCACTTCCGGAGTTCCTACTGGACCTTCGTGAACTTCGTCTTCGGGACGCCGCAGACCGGGCACTTGTCCGGCGCGTGCCCGTACACCGTATTGCCGCAGACCTCGCAGACGAAGATGTCCTGTTTGGCAAGGTCCTTCCCCTTCTTCAGGCTCGCCATCGCCTCCGAATAGAGGTTGAAGTGGATCTTCTCCACGGCCAGGGCGTTCCGGAAGGAAACCGCGGCGGCGGCGTTCTTTTCCGTTTCCGCCTCGGAAAGGAATGCCGGGTACATCTCCCGGCATTCGTACCCTTCCCCGTTGATGGCGGTCTGGAGGTTTCCCGCCGTGTCCTTGACGCCCCCCATCACGCGGAAATGGGCGTGCGCGTGCACCGTTTCCGCCGCGGCCGCTGCGCGGAACAGCTTCGCGATCTGGGGATATCCCTCCGACTCCGCCTTCTGCGCGAAGGCCAGGTACATCCGGTTGGCCTGGCTCTCACCCGCAAACGCCTCTTTCAGATTCTTCTCCGTCGCCATTTTTCCCTCCTTGCCCGCGTTGGTCCCAGCGTACAGGAAGAAGAAAAGCCGCGCAAGAAATCGATATTGCCCACAAAAACATCCTGGTTGCGCTGGACGTCAAGCTGTGCGAAACCTTAGTGGTGCCTGTCGCCAGGTGCGGGAATCGCTTCCCGCGGGCCGCGAATCCAACGAGGAGACTTCAAGGAGGACGGTATGAAGCGGGAATTGCCCGCCATCGGCAAGGTATCCTCGGAAATATTCGACGAGGTCATCCTCCCCCGGTTGGGCCGGAAACACCCGGAGATCCTGGTGGGTCCCCGGCACGGGGTGGACGTGGGGGTCGTCGATCTGGGGAACGGACAGGTGATGGTGACGACGACCGATCCGATTTTCGTGGTGCCCCCCTACGGGTGGGAGCGTTCCGGCTGGTTCGCCGTCCACATCCTGGCTTCCGACGCGGTTACGTCGGGTATCCGGCCGCGTTACATCACCATGGATCTGAATCTCCCCCTGTCCATCACCCGGGAGAGCTTCGAAGCGTTGTGGTCGGTGATGCACCGGGAGTGCGAGAAAATCGGCATGGCCATCCTGTCCGGACACACCGGCCGCTACGAAGGGTGCGAATATCCCATGATCGGGGGCGCCACCGTGATCGGCATCGGGCCCAAAGACCGGTATGTCACCCCCGAGATGGCGCGGCCGGGGGACGTCGTCATCATCACGAAGGGGGCGGCCATCGAGGCGGCCGGGTTGTTCGCCGTCACCTTTCCCCGACGGGTGGCGGAACGATACGGGGAGACGGCGGCGCGGGAGGCCGAGGAGATCTTCTGGCAGATGTCCGTCGTGGAGGATGCCCTCACCGCGGTGGAAGCGGGGGTGAGGGAAAACGGCGTCACCTCCATGCACGATGCCACCGAGTGCGGCGTTTGGGGCGGCCTTTTCGAGGTCGCCCAGGCGTCGGGAGTCGGCATGACGATCGACAAGGACAAGATCATCGTGCAGGACGCCGTGCGGAAGGTGTGCGACCTCTTCGGCATCGATCCGTATTCGTCGATCAGCGAGGGGACGCTCATCATCACCTGCCGGCCGCACAGGGCAGAGGAAGTGGTCCGGCGATTGGGCGACAAGGGAATCCCGGCCGGCATGGCGGGGGAGATCGTGGAATCGCGGCAGGGAATGCGGGTTTTTGAACACGGGACGTCGCAGGAACTGGTTCATCCCAAAGTGGATCCCTTTTGGGGCGCCTTCGGGAAGGCGGCGTCACAGGGCGGCTGAATGGGCGATCGAATCTCTCCCCGCCGGTGGCGGCTTTACGTCATCACCGACGAGCGGCTGGGCCGGGGCCGGTCCCATCTCCAGATCGCGGAAGCCGCCCTCAGGGGCGGAGCCGATGTCCTTCAGCTGCGGGACAAGGAAGCCTCCGGCAGCCGGCTTTACCGGGCGGCGCTGGAGCTGCGGAAGCTCACCCGCGATGCGAACGTTCCGTTCATCGTGAACGACCGCCTCGACGTCGCCCTGGCCGTCGACGCCGACGGGGTCCATGTCGGCCGGCAGGATCTGCCCGCTTCCGTGGTGCGCGGATTCCTGGGACCCGGCAAGATCCTGGGGGTCTCCGCGGAGACGGTGGAGGAGGCCGTCCGGGCGGAAGAAGAGGGGGCGGATTACCTGGGGGTGGGACCGGTTTTCGAGGCCCGGGAGACCAAGGCGGATGCGGGAGAGCCGCTGGGCCTCGACCTCATCGCGCAAGTCCGCCTTCGTTGCCGGCTCCCGATCGTCGCGATCGGAGGGATCCGTGCCGAAAACGCCCGGAAGGTGAAGGAAGCGGGGGCGGATGCCGTGGCCGTGATTTCCGCGGTCGTGGCGGCGGAGGATATCGCGCAGGCCGCCAGGCGGTTGAAGCACCTGCTCTGCGCCGCGGAGGAAGACCCCGGAAAATGAAAAAAGCGCTTACCATCGCCGGTTCCGACAGCGGGGGAGGGGCCGGCATTCAGGCGGACCTGAAGACCTTCATGGCCTTCGGTGTCTATGGGATGTCCGCCGTCACCGCCCTCACCGCCCAGAATACAGTGGGCGTGCAGGGGATTTTCGACATTTCGCCCGAATTCGTCCGGGAGCAGATCCAAAGCGTCATGACCGATATCGGCGCCGATGCCGTCAAGACCGGGATGCTGTCCAATGCGGCCATCGTCCGGACGGTGGCGGAAGCGGTCCGCGATTTCCGGATCGCCAACCTGGTCGTGGACCCGGTGATGGTCGCCAAGAGCGGCGATTCCCTGCTGGCGCCGGAAGCCCGGCGGGCGGTCCGGGAGGAGTTGCTGCCGCTTGCCACGATCGTCACCCCGAACATTTTCGAGGCCGAAATGCTTCTGGAGCGCAGGATCGAAGGCCTGGACGCCATGCGGGCTGCGGCCCAGGAGCTGAAAACCTTCGGGTGTCCCTGGGTGGTCTTGAAGGGAGGGCACCTGGACATCGAAGGCGAGTCGATCGACGTGCTCTGCGGCGGGGGGGAGCTCCGGTTCCTGCGGTCGCCACGGTTGGATTCCGGAAATACCCACGGTACCGGCTGCACCTTCGCCTCCGCCATCGCCGCCGGGCTGGCCATCGGGCGGACGCCGCCGGAGGCCGTCCGGCTGGCCAAGGAGTACGTTACCGAGGCGATCCGAAGCGGTCTTTCGATGGGAAGCGGTCGCGGCCCCACGAACCATCTGACCGGCGTCCGCAGCAGGTGGTGACGCGACGGCAAGTGTTGCCTTCGGCTTTCCCCCCACGAACCGCCAGATGTAGTCGTCGAACGTCCCGAACTTGCCGCGTACGTCGAGGAACCGGCGGGTGTTCCCGATCGCCGTCATGGGATCGGCGCATCAGCGGATCGCTGTCCGCCCACCCGCACCGCTCCATCACGGACCTCAAGGGATCGGCCGCTCCTTACTTCTTCCTCTCGAGCGTGAAGGTTTCGATTTTTTCCTTCCCCTTCTCCCTCCACGTCCATTCCTGGACGATGCGGTCCCGGTCCTCGAAGGTCATGACGAGCCGGTGCATATGGCCGGCGTCGGGAGAGGCCAGGTTGGTCGCGTCCACGAAATCGAAGGCGATCCGCCGGCTCTCCGGCGAAACCTTCCCGGCGCGCATTCGCGGTTGGTTGTGGGCGGAGCAATAGTGCGTCATCATCAGGCTGTCCCCGTCCGGATGATAGAGGGTGACCATGTCGGATTCGTGGGGCATCCCGATCTTCTCCATCATGGCAGAGCCATTCGAAACGAGCGCATAGGAGATCGTCACCGGCTTGCCGTCCCTGGACTTCCCCGTCCATTCCCCGACGAGGGACTTCATCTTTTCGAACCCGGCGACGGGCGGCGCCGTGGTCGGGACCGGATCCGCCAGCCCCGATCCGCCGACGAACGCCAGGAGCGAGCATGCGACCGCAAGCGACCGAATCGTTTTCATGAAAAGGTTCCTCCCTTCAATTCCATAATTACGCCACGGCACGGTACGCGTTGGCGAAGACGGTCTTCGCGAATTCCTCCAGGGTCGTAGGCGTTGTGTTCTCCGCATTCCGTCCCTGGGTGGAGCGGATCTTTCCCGCGTTGAAGCCGCGCTCCATCTCGAGCATCGCCTCGACAACGCTCCGGGACATCCCCATCCCGATCATCGCCTTGCGCGCTTCCTCCTCGGGGAACTGGACGTACGTGAGACCCGGGGTTCCGACCGCCTCGCCGAGGATGCGGGTGGCCTCGGACATCGTCAGGTCCCGGGGACCGAGCAGATAGCGGACCGAACGTCCGGTGAAGGACCCCTCGTGGAGCAG from the Deltaproteobacteria bacterium RBG_16_64_85 genome contains:
- a CDS encoding AAA family ATPase codes for the protein MFKRALASKLRQLSTQFPVVSVSGPRQSGKTTLTRLVFPDYRYVSLEDPEQREYASRDARGFLGGLKGGVIIDEAQRVPELFSYIQTIVDLEGKAGRFILTGSQQFLMLSKVSQSLAGRIALLRLHPLSLSELRGTTPLNPDRLLHHGSAGPPGTDPENVLFTGMYPAIHAGNLNAREWYGSYLRTYVERDVRDVLRIGDLSAFQNFVRLCAGRTGRLLNLSSLAADCGITHPTARAWISVLEASSLVHLLRPHFRNFSKRIIKTPKLYFLDCGLLCYLLHLRNEEDLAAHPLRGSIFETFILSEIYKVFAHSGEEPPLYFWRDQTGHEIDLLVDYGRTLLPVEIKSGKTVAGDFFNGLRYWMSLKGNAAKDGMLVYGGNESYEREGFHVKAWHACS
- a CDS encoding ATP-binding protein; translated protein: MGNKVEPLPIARGKKADIGLLPGMANRHGLIAGATGTGKTVTLRVIAERLSGIGVPVFLADVKGDLSGIPHPGGDHPKVAERVKALGLAGFGYEGRPVAFWDLFGEQGHPVRATVSEMGPLLLGRILNLNEIQSGVLSLVFKIADDNGLLLLDLKDLRSMVQFAGENAERFQTGYGNISAASIGAIQRNLLTLEQQGGDKFFGEPAIQLKDFLQTDASGNGVVNLLAADKLMQSPKLYATFLLFLLSELFENLPEVGDPQKPTLVFFFDEAHLLFEDASKALTDKIEQVIRLIRSKGVGVYFVTQYPLDLPETVLGQLGNRVQHALRAFTPKDQRAVKTAAETFRQNPKLDAVKAITELSVGEALVSVLDEKGTPTVVERALVYPPMSRLAPLTGEERAKILRDSVLAGHYERTVDRESAYETLKARADREAPEGEAPSAPGGRPSAQRSGAVDLLAAAAKSAAHAIGSQIGRQIIRGVLGSILSGRR
- a CDS encoding rubrerythrin encodes the protein MATEKNLKEAFAGESQANRMYLAFAQKAESEGYPQIAKLFRAAAAAETVHAHAHFRVMGGVKDTAGNLQTAINGEGYECREMYPAFLSEAETEKNAAAAVSFRNALAVEKIHFNLYSEAMASLKKGKDLAKQDIFVCEVCGNTVYGHAPDKCPVCGVPKTKFTKVQ
- a CDS encoding AIR synthase, whose protein sequence is MKRELPAIGKVSSEIFDEVILPRLGRKHPEILVGPRHGVDVGVVDLGNGQVMVTTTDPIFVVPPYGWERSGWFAVHILASDAVTSGIRPRYITMDLNLPLSITRESFEALWSVMHRECEKIGMAILSGHTGRYEGCEYPMIGGATVIGIGPKDRYVTPEMARPGDVVIITKGAAIEAAGLFAVTFPRRVAERYGETAAREAEEIFWQMSVVEDALTAVEAGVRENGVTSMHDATECGVWGGLFEVAQASGVGMTIDKDKIIVQDAVRKVCDLFGIDPYSSISEGTLIITCRPHRAEEVVRRLGDKGIPAGMAGEIVESRQGMRVFEHGTSQELVHPKVDPFWGAFGKAASQGG
- a CDS encoding thiamine-phosphate diphosphorylase; protein product: MGDRISPRRWRLYVITDERLGRGRSHLQIAEAALRGGADVLQLRDKEASGSRLYRAALELRKLTRDANVPFIVNDRLDVALAVDADGVHVGRQDLPASVVRGFLGPGKILGVSAETVEEAVRAEEEGADYLGVGPVFEARETKADAGEPLGLDLIAQVRLRCRLPIVAIGGIRAENARKVKEAGADAVAVISAVVAAEDIAQAARRLKHLLCAAEEDPGK
- a CDS encoding bifunctional hydroxymethylpyrimidine kinase/phosphomethylpyrimidine kinase, with the translated sequence MKKALTIAGSDSGGGAGIQADLKTFMAFGVYGMSAVTALTAQNTVGVQGIFDISPEFVREQIQSVMTDIGADAVKTGMLSNAAIVRTVAEAVRDFRIANLVVDPVMVAKSGDSLLAPEARRAVREELLPLATIVTPNIFEAEMLLERRIEGLDAMRAAAQELKTFGCPWVVLKGGHLDIEGESIDVLCGGGELRFLRSPRLDSGNTHGTGCTFASAIAAGLAIGRTPPEAVRLAKEYVTEAIRSGLSMGSGRGPTNHLTGVRSRW